A single Coregonus clupeaformis isolate EN_2021a chromosome 39, ASM2061545v1, whole genome shotgun sequence DNA region contains:
- the LOC121554672 gene encoding mediator of RNA polymerase II transcription subunit 11-like translates to MANDRLRALEEVENQVATILQCAGNIVLELSKDKHNASFLDRQLSQFTVSVNRVETELSSQIKYLTQVATGQPHEGSTYSARKDCQMALNRAEYARVKLGELGRTCEVMLDPQP, encoded by the exons ATGGCGAATGACCGACTGCGAGCTTTGGAGGAGGTTGAGAATCAAGTTGCAACGATTCTGCAGTGCGCCG GTAACATCGTGTTGGAGCTGTCTAAAGACAAGCACAACGCCAGTTTCCTGGACAGACAGCTTAGTCAGTTTACTGTCTCGGTCAACAGAGTGGAGACTGAACTCAGCTCACAGATCAAATACCTCACACAG gTTGCCACAGGCCAGCCCCACGAAGGCTCCACATACTCAGCTAGGAAGGACTGTCAGATGGCCCTGAACAGAGCAGAGTACGCCAGGGTCAAACTGGGAGAGCTGGGACGCACCTGCGAAGTCATGCTGGATCCACAACcctga